A window from Methylocystis sp. MJC1 encodes these proteins:
- the ntrC gene encoding nitrogen regulation protein NR(I): protein MTRGEILVADDDAAIRTVVAQALSRAGYEVRTTGTAATLWRWVQSGEGDLVVTDVVMPDENAFELLPRIKKLRPELPIIVMSAQNTFMTAIRASERGAYDYLPKPFDLKELVGIVGRAMAEPRKGGEEPAPEEMEGMPLVGRSPAMQEIYRSLARLMQTDLTVMINGESGTGKELVARALHDYGKRKKGPFVAVNMAAIPRDLIESELFGHEKGAFTGANQRSAGRFEQAEGGTLFLDEIGDMPMEAQTRLLRVLQQGEYTTVGGRTPIKTNVRIIAATNKDLRGLIQQGLFREDLYFRLNVVPLRLPPLRERTEDIPDLVHHFFKVAASEGLPQKYIEQAALDRMKKYRWPGNIRELENLIRRLAALHPQEVISDPLVEAELDHELRQTTAEKPSAPGAAPTKELENGQTLSTSVEQHLAKLFRDYGDGLPPPGLYHRVIREIEIPLISAALAATRGNQIKAAELLGLNRNTLRKKVNDLDIRLMRSPR, encoded by the coding sequence ATGACGAGAGGCGAAATTCTTGTCGCCGACGACGACGCCGCGATCCGTACCGTCGTCGCCCAGGCGCTCTCGCGCGCCGGCTATGAGGTGCGCACCACCGGCACGGCGGCGACGTTATGGCGCTGGGTGCAATCGGGCGAGGGCGATCTCGTTGTCACCGACGTGGTGATGCCCGACGAAAACGCTTTCGAGCTTCTGCCGCGCATCAAGAAGCTGCGGCCGGAATTGCCCATCATCGTGATGAGCGCGCAAAACACTTTCATGACGGCGATCCGCGCGTCTGAAAGGGGCGCCTATGATTATCTGCCCAAGCCCTTCGATCTGAAGGAGCTTGTCGGCATCGTCGGCCGCGCCATGGCCGAGCCGCGCAAGGGCGGCGAGGAGCCCGCGCCGGAAGAAATGGAGGGCATGCCGCTCGTCGGGCGCTCTCCGGCGATGCAGGAGATCTATCGTTCGCTCGCGCGGCTGATGCAGACAGATCTGACGGTCATGATCAACGGCGAGTCCGGCACGGGCAAGGAGCTGGTCGCGCGCGCGCTGCATGATTACGGCAAGCGCAAGAAAGGCCCCTTCGTCGCGGTGAATATGGCGGCGATTCCGCGCGACCTGATCGAGAGCGAGCTGTTCGGCCATGAGAAGGGCGCCTTCACCGGCGCGAACCAGCGCTCGGCCGGCCGTTTCGAGCAGGCCGAGGGCGGCACGCTCTTCCTCGATGAAATCGGCGACATGCCGATGGAGGCGCAGACGCGTCTGCTGCGCGTGCTGCAGCAGGGCGAATATACGACGGTCGGCGGCCGCACGCCGATCAAGACCAATGTCCGCATCATCGCGGCGACGAACAAGGATTTGCGCGGCCTGATCCAGCAGGGCCTTTTCCGCGAGGACTTGTATTTCCGCCTCAACGTCGTGCCGCTGCGCCTGCCGCCGCTGCGCGAACGCACGGAGGATATTCCCGATCTCGTCCACCACTTTTTCAAAGTGGCGGCGAGCGAAGGCCTGCCGCAGAAATATATCGAGCAGGCGGCGCTCGACCGGATGAAGAAATACCGCTGGCCCGGCAATATTCGCGAGCTGGAAAATCTCATCCGCCGCCTCGCCGCGCTGCATCCGCAGGAAGTGATCTCCGACCCGCTCGTCGAAGCGGAGCTCGATCACGAGTTGCGGCAGACGACTGCGGAAAAGCCGTCCGCGCCCGGCGCGGCGCCGACGAAGGAGCTGGAGAACGGCCAGACGCTCTCGACCTCCGTCGAGCAGCATCTCGCCAAGCTCTTCCGCGATTATGGCGACGGATTGCCGCCGCCCGGGCTTTATCACCGCGTCATTCGCGAGATCGAAATCCCCTTGATCTCCGCGGCGCTGGCGGCGACGCGCGGCAATCAGATCAAGGCGGCGGAGCTTCTCGGGTTGAACCGCAATACGCTGAGGAAGAAGGTCAATGATCTCGACATCCGGCTGATGCGCTCGCCGAGGTGA
- a CDS encoding two-component system sensor histidine kinase NtrB — MSLSDRPRRDDPRRGEFTPLKIIDERGRSCVLEALPSVILTVSREGVIEDANAAAESFFELGKPLLIGQKLERLLPFGSPLLTLVQHVQDRGAAINEYKVDLGRPGQDGDRRVDVHCAPLPEQDGLVLVVLQERTIADKIDRQLSHRGAVRSVSGLASMLAHEIKNPLSGIRGAAQLLESGLSDQDRALTRLICEETDRIVRLVDRMEVFSDARPLKRERVNIHSVLDHVKQVAQSGFARRIRFVENYDPSLPPVYANRDQLVQAFLNLVKNAAEAIGLDAVDGEIELSTAFRPGVSLRAMGARSPVGLPLEFCVRDNGPGVPDDIAAHLFDPFVTTKSSGTGLGLALVAKIVNDHGGVIECESLPRRTTFRILMPMYRAKSSEKREAARS, encoded by the coding sequence ATGAGCCTTTCGGATCGCCCCAGACGCGACGACCCCCGGCGCGGCGAGTTTACCCCGCTCAAGATCATCGACGAGCGCGGCCGCAGCTGCGTGCTCGAGGCGTTGCCGAGCGTCATTCTCACCGTCTCGCGCGAGGGGGTGATCGAGGACGCCAACGCCGCCGCCGAAAGCTTCTTCGAGCTCGGCAAGCCTTTGCTCATCGGCCAGAAACTCGAGCGGCTGCTGCCCTTTGGCTCGCCGCTCCTCACGCTTGTCCAGCATGTTCAGGACCGCGGCGCGGCGATCAACGAATATAAGGTCGATCTGGGCCGGCCGGGGCAGGACGGCGACCGCCGCGTGGATGTCCATTGCGCGCCGCTTCCGGAGCAGGATGGTCTGGTTCTGGTTGTGCTGCAAGAACGTACAATTGCCGATAAAATAGACAGGCAGCTAAGCCATCGCGGCGCTGTGCGCTCAGTTTCCGGGCTCGCCTCCATGCTGGCCCATGAAATCAAAAATCCTCTGTCTGGTATTCGCGGCGCCGCACAATTGCTGGAGAGCGGCCTCTCGGACCAGGACCGGGCGCTGACACGGCTGATCTGCGAGGAGACCGACCGCATTGTGCGGCTGGTCGACCGCATGGAGGTCTTCTCCGACGCGCGGCCCCTGAAGCGTGAGCGCGTCAATATTCATTCGGTGCTCGATCACGTGAAGCAGGTGGCGCAGAGCGGCTTCGCCCGGCGCATCAGATTTGTCGAGAATTACGATCCGTCGCTGCCGCCGGTCTACGCCAATCGCGACCAGCTCGTGCAAGCCTTTCTCAATCTCGTGAAGAACGCCGCCGAGGCGATCGGGCTCGACGCGGTCGACGGCGAGATCGAGCTTTCCACGGCGTTCCGCCCGGGGGTAAGCCTGCGCGCCATGGGCGCGCGCAGCCCCGTCGGCCTGCCGCTCGAATTCTGCGTGCGCGACAATGGCCCGGGCGTGCCCGACGATATCGCCGCGCATCTCTTCGACCCCTTTGTCACCACGAAGTCTTCCGGGACTGGCCTGGGTCTTGCTTTGGTGGCGAAGATCGTCAACGACCACGGCGGCGTTATTGAATGCGAATCCCTTCCCCGACGTACGACCTTCCGAATTCTGATGCCCATGTATCGCGCCAAATCATCGGAGAAGAGAGAGGCAGCCCGTTCATGA